One stretch of Methermicoccus shengliensis DSM 18856 DNA includes these proteins:
- a CDS encoding HesA/MoeB/ThiF family protein yields the protein MSLTDAQRERYARHLSLKEVGEAGQERLLSSRVLVVGAGGLGSAAIPYLAASGVGYITVADGDVVDITNLQRQVMHAGRVGMNKALSAAEFVGQLNPDVHIEPITHHLAPFEMDIVERFDAVLDCSDNFPTKFALNDACVLAGVPLFHASVLRFEGLALTVLPDAPCYRCVFPNMPPEGTIPSSSEVGIMGVVPALLGVVQATECIKHLLGLGCSLRGVLMHYDALTMRCEYVEVEKSRECPVCGEHPTITRILPERYEQ from the coding sequence GTGAGCCTTACTGATGCCCAGCGAGAGCGGTATGCGCGCCACCTGTCTCTTAAGGAGGTGGGCGAGGCAGGACAGGAGAGGCTGCTCTCCTCGAGGGTGCTGGTGGTGGGTGCAGGGGGGCTGGGCTCTGCCGCCATTCCCTACCTCGCCGCCTCTGGCGTGGGGTACATCACGGTGGCGGACGGGGACGTTGTGGACATCACCAACCTGCAGCGTCAGGTGATGCACGCTGGAAGGGTGGGGATGAACAAGGCACTCTCGGCAGCCGAGTTCGTGGGGCAGCTCAACCCAGATGTGCACATAGAGCCCATCACACATCATCTTGCCCCCTTCGAGATGGACATTGTCGAGCGGTTCGATGCGGTGCTGGACTGCTCTGACAACTTTCCCACGAAGTTCGCACTGAACGATGCGTGCGTGCTGGCGGGCGTGCCACTGTTCCATGCGAGCGTGCTGAGGTTCGAGGGGCTCGCCCTGACCGTGCTCCCAGATGCCCCGTGCTACAGGTGCGTGTTCCCAAACATGCCGCCCGAGGGGACGATACCCAGCTCCTCAGAGGTGGGCATCATGGGGGTGGTGCCAGCGCTTCTTGGCGTGGTGCAGGCAACGGAGTGCATAAAGCACCTGCTCGGGCTTGGGTGTTCCCTGCGTGGCGTGCTCATGCACTACGATGCGCTCACCATGCGATGCGAGTATGTGGAGGTAGAAAAAAGCAGGGAGTGCCCAGTGTGTGGAGAGCACCCCACCATCACCAGAATACTGCCAGAGAGGTACGAGCAGTAG
- a CDS encoding energy-coupling factor ABC transporter ATP-binding protein gives MPVIETRRLKYTYPDGTPAIRDVNIKIEEGKKIAFVGPNGAGKSTLFLLLNGTLRPTEGEVLFHGEPLRYDSKSLREIRRRVGIVFQNSDDQLFAPTVYQDVAFGPVNLGFEPERVKRYVGYALEYVGLKELADRPPHHLSGGQKKRASIAGVIVMEPEVIILDEPTSNLDPEGAEEIIELLSELNYHGKTIIVSTHDVELAYQWSDYIYLMVGGKVIGEGTPEDVFGNGALVKRAKLRRPIVLEIYEELARRGIASLGKMPKSVLELVDALEPGVAVDTNHQGTGRIWIYNTDHYERSVLTGMMRDGIVVGAMGTRSKRLAAAEGIRVDIASNVIDRSILMALCGKQCLILTNGGMVEHAKRRIEDYCEQSGVSIEVGVVEQQKA, from the coding sequence GTGCCCGTGATAGAGACGAGGAGGCTGAAGTACACATATCCAGATGGCACGCCCGCCATCAGGGATGTGAACATCAAGATAGAGGAGGGCAAGAAGATAGCGTTCGTGGGTCCCAATGGAGCTGGAAAGTCAACGCTGTTTTTGCTGCTCAATGGCACCCTCAGGCCCACGGAGGGGGAGGTGCTGTTTCATGGAGAGCCGCTCAGATACGACTCCAAGTCCCTGCGAGAGATAAGGCGCAGGGTTGGAATCGTGTTTCAGAACTCCGACGACCAGCTGTTTGCCCCAACGGTGTATCAGGACGTGGCATTTGGGCCCGTGAATCTGGGGTTTGAGCCAGAGAGGGTGAAGAGGTATGTGGGCTATGCGCTGGAGTACGTGGGGCTGAAGGAGCTTGCAGACAGGCCCCCTCACCACCTGAGCGGTGGGCAGAAGAAGCGTGCCTCAATCGCTGGCGTGATTGTGATGGAGCCAGAGGTGATAATACTCGACGAGCCCACCTCCAATCTCGATCCAGAGGGGGCAGAGGAAATCATCGAGCTGCTGAGCGAGCTCAACTACCATGGAAAGACCATCATCGTGTCCACCCACGACGTGGAACTCGCATACCAGTGGTCCGACTACATCTACCTCATGGTGGGGGGAAAGGTCATAGGAGAGGGCACGCCAGAGGATGTGTTTGGCAACGGAGCACTCGTAAAGAGGGCAAAGCTGCGAAGACCAATCGTGCTCGAGATATATGAGGAGCTCGCAAGAAGGGGCATTGCGTCTTTGGGAAAGATGCCAAAGAGCGTGCTCGAGCTCGTGGACGCCCTCGAGCCCGGGGTGGCAGTGGACACCAACCATCAGGGCACTGGACGCATCTGGATATACAACACTGACCACTACGAGCGCTCCGTGCTCACTGGGATGATGAGGGACGGCATCGTGGTGGGTGCGATGGGCACGAGGAGCAAGAGGCTTGCGGCTGCCGAGGGCATCCGCGTGGACATCGCCTCCAACGTGATAGACAGGAGCATCCTCATGGCGCTGTGTGGGAAGCAATGCCTCATCCTCACGAACGGGGGCATGGTGGAGCACGCGAAAAGGCGGATAGAGGACTACTGCGAGCAGAGCGGGGTGAGCATAGAGGTGGGCGTGGTGGAGCAGCAGAAAGCTTAA
- the cbiQ gene encoding cobalt ECF transporter T component CbiQ, translated as MHRLLDDYAMHSPLRHVSTRLKLVLVAVVLVVGVSSTSPIAPLFIALSMSIATVWLGGVPPRFYAKLVLAPLGFGAAGALVILLFFGQGDAVLSLEVMGHTLSASTEGVNMAAVVLSRTVGGMCTLFFLALTTPMVELFSELKALRVPTSVVELSMMIYRYIFVFLEEAIRMRHAQIMRLGYGSLKSSIRSFSMLASTLFIRTWEQGEKLYIAMDSRCYGGKLSLLEHRTPMKGGQVLTVCAYVVLIFALAYITKNVVVV; from the coding sequence ATGCACAGGCTGCTGGACGACTATGCAATGCACAGCCCCTTGCGCCACGTGAGCACTCGGCTGAAGCTGGTGCTGGTGGCGGTGGTGCTGGTGGTGGGGGTGTCGTCCACATCCCCCATCGCACCCCTCTTCATCGCCCTGTCGATGAGCATCGCAACGGTGTGGCTGGGAGGGGTGCCTCCTCGATTCTATGCGAAGCTGGTGCTCGCCCCATTGGGCTTTGGGGCGGCTGGAGCCCTCGTCATCCTGCTGTTCTTCGGGCAGGGCGATGCGGTGCTGTCCTTGGAGGTGATGGGGCACACGCTCTCCGCCAGCACTGAGGGTGTGAACATGGCGGCGGTGGTGCTCTCGAGGACTGTGGGGGGAATGTGCACCCTGTTCTTTCTTGCGCTCACCACGCCCATGGTGGAGCTGTTCTCAGAGCTCAAGGCACTCAGGGTTCCCACCTCTGTGGTGGAGCTCTCGATGATGATATACCGCTACATCTTCGTCTTTCTGGAGGAAGCCATCAGGATGAGGCACGCCCAGATAATGAGGCTGGGCTACGGCAGCCTCAAAAGCTCGATTAGGTCGTTCTCAATGCTCGCCAGCACCCTGTTCATCAGGACATGGGAGCAGGGAGAAAAGCTGTACATCGCGATGGATTCGAGGTGCTATGGCGGAAAGCTCTCGCTGCTCGAGCACAGAACCCCCATGAAGGGAGGACAGGTGCTCACCGTGTGTGCCTATGTGGTGCTCATCTTTGCGCTTGCGTACATCACGAAAAACGTGGTGGTGGTGTGA
- a CDS encoding energy-coupling factor ABC transporter substrate-binding protein, with amino-acid sequence MKGELIAALVIAVFVAMFAIVSSTTGGEWAGADDQAEDVIAHITGGTYQPWAEPVWEPPSGEIESLLFALQAALGAIVIGYFLGYYKGRQKSSE; translated from the coding sequence ATGAAGGGTGAGCTGATTGCCGCACTCGTGATTGCCGTGTTCGTGGCGATGTTTGCCATCGTGTCCTCCACCACTGGTGGGGAGTGGGCTGGCGCCGATGACCAGGCGGAAGATGTGATTGCACACATCACGGGCGGCACGTACCAGCCATGGGCAGAGCCCGTATGGGAGCCACCCAGCGGGGAGATAGAGAGCCTGCTGTTCGCCCTTCAGGCAGCGCTCGGAGCCATCGTGATAGGCTACTTCCTCGGATACTACAAGGGAAGACAGAAGAGCTCTGAGTGA
- a CDS encoding energy-coupling factor ABC transporter permease: MHIMEGFLPPQWCAFWYVLSIPVIAYGVYRMNALVRERREALPLLAVAGAFIFVLSSLKMPSVTGSCSHPTGTGMGAVLFGPSITAVLGLIVLIYQALFLAHGGITTLGANVFSMGIAGPFVAYLVYKGCMRLNMNFYVAIFLAATLADWATYVVTSLQLALAFPAAVGGVLASFYAFGAVFAITQVPLAIVEGVVTALIFKYILQLRGDVLVRLHIIDEAKMRALRGEVVA; the protein is encoded by the coding sequence GTGCACATAATGGAAGGGTTCTTGCCACCTCAATGGTGCGCGTTTTGGTATGTCCTATCGATTCCCGTGATTGCCTACGGCGTATACAGGATGAATGCCCTCGTGAGGGAGAGGAGGGAGGCGCTTCCCCTGCTGGCAGTGGCTGGGGCGTTCATCTTCGTGCTCTCATCGCTCAAGATGCCCTCGGTCACCGGAAGCTGCTCCCATCCCACTGGAACGGGCATGGGCGCAGTGCTCTTTGGTCCATCCATCACGGCGGTGCTGGGGCTAATCGTGCTGATATATCAGGCGCTTTTTTTGGCACATGGCGGGATTACCACGCTGGGCGCCAACGTGTTCTCCATGGGCATAGCCGGGCCATTCGTGGCATACCTTGTGTACAAGGGATGCATGAGGCTCAACATGAACTTCTATGTGGCGATATTCCTCGCCGCCACGCTCGCTGACTGGGCGACCTACGTGGTCACATCGCTGCAGCTGGCGCTGGCGTTTCCCGCAGCGGTCGGGGGCGTGCTCGCATCGTTCTATGCGTTCGGCGCCGTGTTCGCCATCACACAGGTGCCACTCGCCATCGTGGAGGGCGTCGTCACCGCGCTGATATTCAAGTACATCCTGCAGCTCAGGGGCGACGTGCTGGTCAGGCTCCACATCATCGACGAGGCAAAGATGAGAGCTCTCAGGGGAGAGGTGGTGGCATGA
- a CDS encoding nucleoside 2-deoxyribosyltransferase, whose protein sequence is MRLTLIGPFFTRFSHGVDQREFMHALAAALERDGHEVWSAAVHDEPIEPHAPLVVQRQVFERDLRMIGECEAVVAVLDDFDAGTVFEMGYAYALKKPIIACFWMMPEKLNLMIAQSATTFCEGIEQTVEAVRSLERGTLRREGWQREVF, encoded by the coding sequence ATGAGGCTCACCCTCATCGGACCCTTCTTCACGCGCTTTAGCCATGGAGTGGACCAGCGAGAGTTCATGCACGCCCTCGCAGCAGCGCTCGAGCGGGATGGGCACGAGGTGTGGAGTGCAGCAGTGCACGACGAGCCCATTGAGCCACATGCCCCCCTCGTTGTGCAAAGGCAGGTGTTCGAGCGCGACCTTCGCATGATAGGGGAGTGCGAGGCAGTGGTGGCGGTGCTGGACGACTTCGATGCTGGCACGGTGTTCGAGATGGGTTATGCGTATGCTCTGAAAAAACCCATCATCGCCTGCTTCTGGATGATGCCAGAGAAGCTCAACCTCATGATTGCCCAGAGCGCAACCACGTTCTGCGAGGGCATAGAGCAGACCGTGGAGGCAGTGCGCTCCCTTGAGAGGGGCACGCTAAGACGTGAGGGATGGCAGAGGGAGGTGTTTTAG